One Leptodactylus fuscus isolate aLepFus1 chromosome 11, aLepFus1.hap2, whole genome shotgun sequence genomic window, GAATTGGTGTAGAATGTAAAGGGTCAAATCTGCTGTAATTCCGCTGCAAATCCACATGGAAGACATGAACATTAGCTGTGtctgtggaaaaaaatcagaCCATGTGTGAAGGGAATGTTATAGGGGCACTCGATAAGATTAGAATTAGTCCTTTACTATGTAGTAAATTCTGAACTCAGCGactacctaccgtatatactcgagcatgaGCTGAatctttcagcccagtttttgtgctaaaaaagcccccctcagcttatactggagtcagcaaaaaaaaaaaaaaaaaaattttgggacggggggtgtctatgaccagctacaatattaatgtatagaatctcccataaaatagtgcaaaaaaaaaaaaatgatttaaaaaaaattaacaaataaaagttgttaatccctcctttccctagaatacatacaaaagtagaaaatgactgtgaaatacatacacattaggtatccctgtgtctgacagtgcccggtctactgaataaaggggatctgcagtgctccttttccatcgggaaggggttaataggggcactgcagataccctattgtcagccaggctgaattccaagtggggagggggggaagcagtcctcaagctcagggaaggggcagacagacaaccaaaacaccccctccccttccccagcacccagcaactactgcacccaaaaactcagagaattttaatttttgaaattttccagtagctgctgcatttccccccctaggcttatactcgaggaaataagttttcccagttttttgttgtaaaattaggggcctcggcttatattcgggccggcttatactcaagtatatacggtaattgttcATCTCTGATAGAAGATATGatctgtaatgtcatatgtgtaaGTACAGACTGCTCTGCAAGGATTTTTTGGCAGGGCTGAGTGATTCATATTATCCACCATTTAGAAGTGTGTTATGTGAGTTGCTAAGGGTGAAAGTAGGTTGTGAAACCCAAAGAGCACTTCCTAAAACACTATTTACCGTGATTATTCAGTACAACTACTTTAAAGAGAAATTCTTGTATAAACACCAGAGAAAAAATGCTAAATTTCACACAAAGGATCTAAAATTTGtatatttgttaataaagtacggTATATTGCAAGATTTATTTTTGACTCAAATTAAATGTTGTCCGAaactttagttatgctttaaagtaCAAAATCCCTAAGTAAAGAAGAtttggctcaaaataaaaaaaaatatttttattaatataattcAAAATAAAAAATCCCCAGGCTTCTGCTATCGCTGTGATATACTTCTGGCCACTTCCTACCTCCTTTCAATGGCATACCATATGAATACAGACTACTAAAATTAGATACTTATATAGGCCTGCCATGATCTGATGCTGTATATTTTCATATATAATGGAGGAAGAAATGGAGGGTCACAAGAGTGCTCTGGTGCAAAAGTGGCATCACTTTGGTACAAGGTTGTGGCGGAGTAGGGCGGGGATCATGGTGATCCGTGGAGGAGATTCATTGGCCCAGCACATTTATAGGTTTTAATTCTAACACAAGGGACCTCACATGGTGTGccacaattattaagaggccagagccagCGCTTAAAATATTATGACTTGCCTAGAATGATGtcacccgtgatgtcacaggtagtgacattcaagcccttcgctgattggcctcagcggtcatatgattgctgaggccaatcagaggctTCAGCGCAAATGCCGGTAGACACTGAGGGAGGAGATGACACGAATGGCgcggtgagtatactttttttttcactgctcccAGCTTACTGAAATTTTAAAAGGGttgcccatttttgcctggacaaccactttaaaaggattctatcattagaatccctttttgaggtaataccacgtcggaatagccttaagaaagtctattcgtccccttcctttataattctgctctgcgctgccgttctgtTGATATTCTGGTTTTtccctgtatgcaaatgagtctccagacagcacagggggcgtcgtCTATGCTgcttgaagactctccagtgacacctccatcttcttcagcttcGCCtctctgccgcatcctcttcAACGTCATCTCAAGGACGAGCCTGCATTTGGGAATGAAATCccgcgcatgctcagtcggctctgccatcgggctgactgcgcatgtctgtgcggacattttactgtggccacttacagTGACAGTACGCTTCATAGATTACatactccatatacagtgtgcTCGTACAGACTTGAATAGACCTCACCAACTATTACAATCTTTTCCTGCCATTTTCCACCATCTGGTTTTCTCTTAATTGTTtttaaaagcaatttttttttttgttcaataaaTATTTGTTATACTTTTGACATATAAGCAGGTTGAGCACCTTCTTTTTAGCCATGTGCTTTTTCTTTCTCTGTCCATTTACCATggctgaggcccagttcacatctgcgttcagtaatccgttcagggagtcctcttggggactctcccccccccccccccgaagggaATACTGAACGTATtagcaagcggtgagcaatgaaaacacatggaccccatagactataatggggtcctcgtgctttccgcacggtgtccacacgagtcatgtggagaggaaagtagatcatgatgtacttttctgtccacatattcCATACGGACACAATGTGGAAAGCACaggcaccccattatagtctatgggtccatgtggtttcagtgctcaccacttgccaaagcgttcggtattctgcttggggggggtccctatgtggactccctgaatggattactgaacgcagatgtgaaccggaccttagacacatccccacattataatagtgGTGCCCACTGCTGCATCCATTTTAAATGGTGCTGaaagtaatggcactgatatcttcaGCATATCGGGacataccgggaaagccgacatagctttctagaagtatataaaaccgcacattgCTCAGAACATGAGAGGTCGTCTTTAAATGACAAAACATAGTAAATAACATTGGCATATTTGGTGTTACTGTAAccactgcatacctcccaacttttgaagaacagaaagagggacaaaatgtgcggcgatgCAACAAATTTATCTCCGCCCActattatgttgactccgcccattttcattcatttttcatgtgccctcacacagtataatcctcctacagtcacctatacattatatgtccccacattataatgttcccttccaactatcccacagtattaagtccctctcataGTGCCCCAGTTAAAAtggcggaaactagaggggacatgaaactggggcagctggagggggacattaaacagtgaggggagttggagggggacaataaattaatggcagctttagcgggacattaaactgggggcaactagaggcagacaggtccagcTGCCTTCACGGTTTAATGcttcctccagttgtccccagtttaatgtccctccagtttaagtgcccccttcatctacccccagtttcatgtccccccctccatttctcccccagtttcatattcccgttcagctgccccatttcatgtcccccctcctcctctcccctccatctgcccccagttgcatctccccacctccatctctccccattctgcttaaaaaacagtgagacaaaagggtttccattagagatgagcgaacactgttcggaacagccgttccaaacagcacgctcacagcacgctcccatagaaatgaatggtgcttccattcatttctatgggagcgtgctgttcggattggctgattagaacagtgttcgctcatctctagtttccattttttaagtggatttggtttctgtttttcaagtccgcaagtggacctaaagaatggaaacctgatcacaggtgtgaagctagtgtcccttgtacaccacatccatacatctaataaccctacctttcacctgcctatacacatactccaatgtaacggggcattcacatggagtaaagtggcgctgattctaccatgataactcgcagcagaatcagcgctgataacaagactcccattgacttcaataggttccgttttcttcgcagaacacattgaaatcaatagcagTCTTGTTATCAGCGCTGAtcctgccgcgagttatcatggcagaatcagcgccattttactccatgtgaatgccccgttacattggagtatgtgtataggcaggtgaaaggtagggttattagatgtatggatgtggtgtaggtccggcgattgagtaaatttcaagatcgggatcagctggaaaatgattgaaaatcggactttaaaaacgatcctgaaatcttaagatcggctcaaccctacagatcAGACATAATATTCTGATGTCAGAACCTGACAATTATATGGAGATAAGCGGTGTTACATAGGCGCTGCTTATCTCTTCATGCAGAGGAGGACTGTCTCAGATCGCTTCATGCAGGAAGTTCATTCCTCTGTGCCGCTCCATGACGTACATTTACTGCTCCTTCTCTCTAGGGCTGGTTTTACACACATCCTAAATATTGGCATTTCATATTGAAGAAGCTTATGATTTTCAACTATCATAAAATGTCCAAGTATTTTGGAATTTTTGTAAAAGTCACATGGGACATTTTTGTTAATAGGGAATAATAGAAGTGACATGGCATGATCTATGGCATGTCATTCTAGTTACTTATACACTAGTAATAAGAACAAGCCCACCAGCACTGTAATCCCTGCAGAGCCGCCTCACCCCCTCCTCTAATACAACCAACTAGCCTGGTCTCATCATGGCCATTGATAGCCGGACACGTGACCAGACCTTTCTATCAGCAGCCTTGTGGCCATAGAGAAAACTTAGCAAGATGGATTATATTATGTGCTTGTCCTTAACCCTAAGAAAAGGAGAAGTAAAGACACAATCTAGAAGATGTGACCACTGACCATCAATGATATTTATTGTGATGTGGAAGGATAAGAGAAGCTGCCTGACAACAGGACGGATCTTTGTGTGTCAGCACACACTCCTGTACAGGGGCGCACATCTAACACCCTCTCCTGCTGTTACCAAATTATCTCAGCCACAAGAATCAGGTTACAGCGTGTGGACAGCAGCGAGATGAAGAACACTAGACAGGAGCGAAATGAATGGCAACCATCTCATATCAATGGCAACTTTCTAACACAGACTTAGAAACATAAGCCCGAGTATTATCTAGTGTCCAACCCTAGCAagtcatatctatctgtctgtctgtctatctatctatctatctatctatctatctatctatctatctcatctatctatctatctatctatctatctatctatctatctatctatctatctatctgtctgtctgtctgtctgtctgtctgtctgtctgtctgtctatctatctatctatctatctatctatctatctcatatctatcatttaggtattatctatctatctatctatctatctatctatctcatatctatctatctatctatctatctcatatctatctatctatctatctcatatctatctatctatctatcttctatctatctatctatctatctatctatctatctatctcctatctatctatctatctatctatctatctcctatctatctatctatctatctatctatctatctcctatctatctatctatctatctatctatctagctatcatctatctatctatctatctatctatctatctcctatctatcatctatctatctatctatctatctatctatctatctatcatctatctcctatctatctatctatctatctatctatctatctatctatctcctatctatctatctatctatctatctatctatccatctatctatcatctatctatctatctatctatctcctatctatctatctatctatctatctatctatctatctatctatgtatctatctatctatctatctatctcctatctatctatctatctatctatctatctcttatctatctcatatctatctatctaaattatctatcaatctatctcatatcgatctatcaatctatctatctatctatctatctatctcatatctaggtatcatctatctatctatctatctatctatctatctcctatctatctatctatctatctatctatctatctatctcctatctatctatctatctatctatctcctatctatctatctatctatctatctcctatctatctatctatctatctatctatctcatatctatctatctaaattatctatcaatctatctcatatcgatctatcaatctatctatctatctatctatctatctatctatctatctcatatctaggtatcatctatctatctatctatctatctatctatctatctatctatcatttaggtattacctatctattatctatctatctatttatctatctacctatctatctataatatgctctatctatctatctatctatctatctatctcctatctatttatctatctatctatctatctattatctatctatctatctatctatctatctatctatctcctatctatctatctatctatctatctatctatctatctatctatctcctatctatctatctatctatctatctatctatatctatttaaTGTCCTTCTATATCATATCTAGAACATGGCACATGCAGGGTTCTCTAAGTTCACCTCCATGAGAATTCAGAGAATAACTAAGAAAGTAggcccatagaagtgtatggagagagcgCACAGGACAGTCTCCTCTCACTGCAAGATGTGGATCACAGAGGCGGTACTTGCATCAGtaagacatttatggtatatccataTGGAAGGAAGGCCCTTCTACAAGCCGCTGACAATAAAGAGGCCAAACAGTGCTGGGTCGGAGATAATAAATATTCCAAAGTCACTGCACAAGGGAGCAGAGCTTAGGAGAATGATGGGACGGGGCTTAAACAGTAAGAAAGCGGGGCCTACTTTTATCCTGAGCCTGCAGGTGCCTGAGCCTGTTACACTGATTATGATCGATGTATATATAGTGTTGTTACTAACATATATCTATTGTATAAGTGACTAAAATATGTACCCTGAGTGATATTCAGTACGTGCTACTCTTGGAGGTATACATTTGGCAGTATCCCCACAGTGAACTCTAGATCCCTGTTTAGGGGTTGAAAGGACTCTATCTCATGTAGGAGACCACcaaaaaatggccgacggacatgtgcagtcggctgttccatcagccattttgtggtggtctcctgtaagaagaggaggggaATGGTTGACGGGGCAGAAGAAAGGCGGTGCTGATTGGATGCGAATGCTGCGCTTAGAGCGCGGAGGGAACgttccctgtgctttctgagcacaattagcctaaagaaaaaagaagagaaattcaAAAATGGCGCCACCGATCAATGAATAAAATGTATGCCTAGAATAGTCTTAtagtctatatatatgtatatatgtatatatgtagtcTATAGTCTATGTATAGTCTATAAGGCTATACAAAAATATACTTAGCTTAAAATCACTATAGTCAATGATAGACTCCGGTTTAGTATAAGAATAATAATCATCGTGATGTCATAACTACAGCGAAACCTCTTTGACACAACACCCAAAATTGCAATAAAATGTGGTCTTCTGGGTGGGTGGTCTTCTCAACAAAGATGGTTAATACGGAAAGCTGAACATCCCAGCTAATGTGATCTGGGTAAAGGGGCGATATTCTCAAAGTGGTGgtttcctggaaatgtatgactgCAACTGCTAAGGACTACTGTGATATACCGCAATGGACAATAAATGCAACATCATGATACATGGATAGTGCACacaataatgtcacagtataTCATTAATAGACAATGTGATGCTACAAGGATATGTACACCATGATGTCTCAgttcactgtgatgtcacaaacCAGAATAAAGTGACAGTGAAGATATAAtagactcagtgatgtcacagattgTGAACAATAGAGACAATGAGGTCACAGTATGAAGATTCTAAGGAAATAAATATTgcccacagtgatgacacagtacagagaataatacaaaatataagaGAGCTGAACAGATAGCtatagagagatgatagatacagtagatagataaatagatagatagatagatagatagatagatagatagatagatagataggtacagtagatagataaatagatagatagatagatagatagatagatagatagataggagatagatagatagatagatagatagataggagatagatagatagataggtagataggagatagatagatagatagatagatagatagatagatagatagaagatagatagatagatgatagatagatagatagatagatagatagatagatagataggagatagatagatagatagatagatagatagataatagatagatagagtagataggtAAATTAAAAATAAACTGATAGTACAATAAAAGTTACTGCGCTTAATCCCATTCGTGTAATAGTAAATATATAACCTATCATAAAACAGTACAGATATAGTTATGGATTATATTCCATGTTCCTTACTACAGATGTCACGATAGATAAATTCTGTCTTATAATAAAGTTGATATTACATCAAGTGACGTCATTTCAATGGACTTGTGGATCCTAAAGTAATATAAAAAGGTGGAAAATGATGGAAAAATTCTTGTGTTATTAAATACATTAACATTAAATAATCTATGAGTATTAATACTGGTCATTGCACCCATGTGTTATGGAGTTTATTGAGGATAATAGTGACACTATATAGTAACGTGCACATAACAGGACGGGGTCTATAAATGAGGGCTGGCTACTTTTCTCCTTGAATAGAGACTTGTAGTCACGCTTtgccagctgtaatttttgtaGCTAGTAATTTCCTCTCTTGGTTGCCTTCTCTTTCATTGTCTCACAAGCAGAGAGCAGAAGATCCTCTTACTATGAGCCGCATGCTGTGCAATGTAACAGTTCATGCACACAATGGTATCAGGATACATCCTTAGCCACCTGACTGCCTGCTGTTCATCAGGACTCAGGGGAAGTCTGGAGGAGTGAGGGCTTGATGATGCTTGGAGTGATCTCACTGCCTCCAGCTCATCTTTCACAAGGGAGGAGTCCATGGCTCTCCAAACTCCTCCAATCCAAGAGTTAGGAGGAGGGGTCCGGGCCACTGATACTGTGATAAGAGTCAGACAATAACAACACACTAAAAAGAGCAAAGCTGAACCAAATTCCAACCTGCTCATGCACTAGCCACAAGGCTTTCCACACTGCCCTTCACGATGATGTCCATGAACAGCAAGCAGCCTTTCAGCATGCATCCCATTCTACACGAACCGAAATATGCTCCGCTCCATACAAGCTCGGAAGCCATCCGCAGGGCTTGCATGCCGGCACCACAGGTAAGCATTTAACATCTTCTCTGCCCAACGTATATTAACTTATATATCATGTGGACAATGGAAATTTTTGGACAACGTTGTATCCTAGGTCTAGGGCATACTATCAAAGTGTTCTTTTTGAATTGAAGAATTTGGGAGAGTTTCATTACATTCGACAATTCCTATGGCAAATGTTGGCATCGTATTTGGAATTTAAAATTTTACTTAAAATTAAGATGCCAAAAAATTCCTATGGTGTATGTAGGTATCGTATTTGGAATTAAAATTTTTACTTAAAATTATGATGCCAAAAAATTCCTACAGCACATGTTGGTTTCATATTTGGAATAAAAATTTGTACTTAAATTTAAGATGCCATTTGCTAAGATCTTTACatggactttatttttatttccagCTTCAAGGCAATATCTTTGCTGGTTTTGATGAAACTTTACTCAGAGGAGCTGAAGCTTTGGCTGCTGTGGATATTGTATCTCAAAAAACACATCCGTTCAAACCAGATGCCACTTACCACACCATGAGCAGCGTGTCCTGCACACCAACATCTTCGTCGGTGCATCTGCATCACCCGTCAGTTTTAACAACCCACCATTCACATCATCCTCACCATCAGCCTTCACAAGGCTTAGATGGGGACCTTCTAGATCACCTAAACCCTGCTCTTACCTTAGGAGGTGTCCCGGGACCAGATGTTGGATCAGCACCCTCCCATCCCCACGCTCATATGTCTGCCATTAACCACATGGCCCACCATACACAGTCTATGAACCTCTCTCACAACCATGCACTGGCAACTCATACAGCCATCTCCTGCTCCGAAAGTGAGACAGATCCAAGAGAACTTGAATCCTTTGCAGAAAGATTCAAACAAAGGAGAATAAAACTTGGTGTGACTCAGGCTGATGTTGGTTCTGCCTTGGCCAATCTGAAGATCCCAGGTGTTGGTTGTCTCAGTCAAAGCACCATTTGTAGGTTTGAGTCTCTTACATTATCTCATAACAACATGGTGGCCTTAAAGCCCATTTTGGAAGCCTGGCTCGAGGAGGCAGAAAGAGCTCAAAGGGAAAAAAtgaccaaacctgaaatttttactGGGGGTGACAAGAAGCGTAAGCGTACCTCTATTGCCGCCCCAGAAAAAAGATCACTTGAAGCTTACTTTGCTGTCCAGCCAAGACCTTCTTCAGAAAAGATTGCAGCTATTGCAGAAAAGCTagacttaaaaaagaatgtagtGCGGGTCTGGTTTTGTAATCAGAGGCAGAAACAGAAAAGAATGAAGTTTTCGGCGACCTACTGAGAAGTGGCGCTCTCTTTTTGAACTGACCAATGAACTGTTTTCAACCTAAGGGGATTTAGATACATTGAAATCTTGTCTTCATACCTTGGCATAGAGATGACAATGATAAAGGACTGGGACATACAGTCATAGCCACCTGTAAAGTTGTGCTGGTGAGTGGAAAGCTTGGGATAGTCTTTTTGGTTTTTGGCTCTCTATGACTTTATGAAattccccaaaaaaaaaaaaaaattaaagaaaataaaaaaccgcaaagaattgaaaaaaaaaaaaaggaatgggaagcaaAACTTGAAATCCTGTATGTTTCTCTCAGTTTGATCGAcccttttatatttattattgtatatatTACCTGTGATGATATTGCACCAGTGGTTCAAGGTTTTAAGTTATTGACTTATTTAATTTGCTAATACGCACACGTACACACCAATCCGCACACCAAATAGAATTTCATTTATTATAACCCATCGACGACGACAGTCCTTGTCTTGCATGGTTGTATTCACTCTCCAATAACTGTTTTGTTTCTACCTCATCCTTTGCTAGAAAGCACATGTTCAGATCTGTAAGACTCCGTAGGAAGCAGCGAGTAAGTTCAAGTAGTCATGACCCTGCAATTCCACTACAAAGATGCTTTGACAATCAAATTAGTTTTGTTCACATTTCCCCCCTCTAGGTTCTCCCTTGAAATGGATATGACATTGTATGTGAAAGTGCATATTGTCTATAGCATTTCAGCACAATCTCACCATTTGTGTGTGTTACGACAGAAAAGAATGGACGACATCGGCGAGAGTTTTATATTTAAAAGGTTTTAACTTATATGTAATCGATTTCACGACGGATACTTAAGGTGAATTATTTTGGAACTATTTAAATATTTGCACTTTTTTGGCAAGATCCACATTGCTTGGCATAAGAGGGATTTCCcatctgtttctttttttttttttttttttttttttaatggagcaTTTAATTTTCTATGTGTGTAAAGAAAGAAATTTTGTGTCTGTGTATGCTACAGAATTTCAAATAAACCATGCACGATTTACCTCATTCTCTCTTTGTACTATTATTTGAATGCGATAGGTTgcaaaaatagattaaaaaataaataaataaataaataaaatagagaaAATTTTAGAATGTTTAAGGCTTCGAAAACTGCAAACTTAGATGATATGGAAAATAATAAATGTGGTAGGAAAGTGGATGATTTACAGTAGATAGGCCATATTGGGGTGCTTAAATGACTTGGAAATTCAAGAAAAATTGTGGAAATGAAATTAATAATTGAATTTAAAAAATGAATTAATTCAAAAAATTGAATCGGGAGGAATAATGAATTTTGATTAAAAAATTAGAATTTTCATGTAATGTGCATGTACAaagtggttatatatatatatatatatatatatatatatatatatttatatattagaatatatggatatagatatatatttagacAGATATTtagagagatagatggatagatagatagatagatagatagatagatagatagatagatagatagaaagagatTAGAAAAATATATAGTAATTACATAATAGTTACGATTAATGTAAAGGTAAGTGTACACAATAAATTatattctaaatatatatatatatatatatatatatataacacatagtAATTACTTAAAAGTTAATTACAATTAATGTAAAGGTACGTATATTcaataaattacatatatatatatcatagtaaTCACTTAAAAGTTAATTATAATTAATGTAAAGGTGTGTGTATAcaataaatcatatatatatatatatatatatatatatatatatatatatatatataaaacacatagtAATTACTTAAAAGTTAATGGTTATGGTTAATGTAAAGGTAAGTGTATATAATAAATCATATTCCAAATATATTTAGAGTAaagtgtgtgtataaatatatatatagagtaagAATGTGAATATATATGTGGATAGACAGGAAATTAAATAGATAAATAACTTTTTTAACCAAACACTATACAAGTCTTTTATTGTTCAGTATGTAATAATATTACAACATATAtcattgaaatatatatattccaaaaaaataaaatcaaactcTAAAAATGCGACAAGTTTTTTCAATGGCACAAAGAAAAACTAATACTATATAGAACAGTTGTAAATTTGACATTAACTTTCGCCTGAGGCTTCCAGTATATTCCAGTGACAGGTCCATATTCCGACATTCATGAATTATTTATAACATTACAACATTTTCTCAAGTACTGCACTAGGCAACCATAAAAATATTACTAGAATAATTTGCTATTAGTAGGCCTTATTTACTTTTATACATGTCAACTAGTTCTTGATGGATATTATGAACCCCAATAATGGGAATGGGAATTTATTACCTAATTtgtttgattttaatttttttttaaatttatctcAATATCTAAAACGTTGCTATGTTCATGGAATATTGTAAAAGAGAACAAAATAATTCTGTTGTATAAAAATGGTGTATAAAGGAGTGCCCATGCAAGGTTAAACTCGGTTTGGTGATGCTCAAATTTACAAGAATAGGAATATGCATATAACATTTTTTGCTATGCCATAATAAACATGGTCTACTAGTTCCATCCGAATGGTTATCAATTAGGGGGAAAAATTCTATTATTTGGGATATGACATATATCATCAACA contains:
- the LOC142185014 gene encoding brain-specific homeobox/POU domain protein 3, whose translation is MMSMNSKQPFSMHPILHEPKYAPLHTSSEAIRRACMPAPQLQGNIFAGFDETLLRGAEALAAVDIVSQKTHPFKPDATYHTMSSVSCTPTSSSVHLHHPSVLTTHHSHHPHHQPSQGLDGDLLDHLNPALTLGGVPGPDVGSAPSHPHAHMSAINHMAHHTQSMNLSHNHALATHTAISCSESETDPRELESFAERFKQRRIKLGVTQADVGSALANLKIPGVGCLSQSTICRFESLTLSHNNMVALKPILEAWLEEAERAQREKMTKPEIFTGGDKKRKRTSIAAPEKRSLEAYFAVQPRPSSEKIAAIAEKLDLKKNVVRVWFCNQRQKQKRMKFSATY